One Luteibacter aegosomaticola genomic window carries:
- a CDS encoding TerC family protein produces MDFLTPEFFSGLAAIILLDLVLAGDNAIVIALAARNLPRELQKKAVFWGTFGAVALRILLTFAVIWLLKLPGLMLAGGLLLLPIAWKLLQHEDHDPDIAPAKGFWAAIRTIIVADALMGLDNVLAIAGAAKGHMGLVVLGLAISVPLVVWGSTLILKLIERFPIVVYVGAAAIAWTAARMIAHDHLLAPWFEARPWAPWTLDAVLVAGVVALGWFGQRKRPATT; encoded by the coding sequence ATGGATTTCCTCACTCCTGAATTTTTCTCCGGCCTCGCCGCCATCATCCTGCTGGACCTGGTCCTGGCGGGTGACAACGCCATCGTCATCGCCCTCGCCGCCCGCAACCTCCCCCGCGAGCTGCAGAAGAAGGCCGTGTTCTGGGGCACGTTCGGTGCCGTCGCGCTGCGGATCCTGCTCACTTTCGCCGTGATCTGGCTGCTAAAGCTCCCGGGCCTGATGCTGGCCGGCGGCCTGCTGCTCCTGCCCATCGCCTGGAAGCTCCTCCAGCACGAGGACCACGATCCGGATATCGCCCCGGCGAAGGGCTTCTGGGCCGCGATCCGCACGATCATCGTGGCTGATGCCCTCATGGGCCTGGACAACGTGCTGGCCATCGCCGGCGCCGCCAAGGGCCACATGGGCCTCGTGGTGCTGGGCCTCGCCATCAGCGTCCCGCTGGTCGTCTGGGGCTCTACGCTCATCCTGAAGCTGATCGAGCGCTTCCCCATCGTGGTCTACGTTGGCGCGGCAGCGATCGCCTGGACGGCCGCCCGCATGATCGCCCACGACCACCTGCTTGCCCCGTGGTTCGAGGCGCGCCCGTGGGCGCCGTGGACGCTCGATGCCGTGCTGGTGGCCGGTGTGGTGGCCCTGGGCTGGTTCGGCCAGCGCAAGCGCCCCGCGACGACTTAA
- a CDS encoding bifunctional 2-methylcitrate dehydratase/aconitate hydratase, with protein MSAHDIRSATRPDPDQPMVDIANYVADYTIESKEAYDTARYMLLDSLACSALAMKFPDCVKHLGPIVPGLTMEDGVRVPFTSHVLDPVQAAFAIGTQVRYLDFNDTWLAAEWGHPSDNLGAILSVADYLSRKAVKEGGKPLTVRDVLGYAIKAHEIQGCYALKNSYNRVGQDHVILVRLASTAVTTAMLGGGKEQITTAVSHSWIDNGALRTYRHAPNTGPRKSWAAGDACRRAVTHAINAVYRNVVGYPSALSAKTWGYYDVAFKGNAFEFERPFGSYVMENVLFKISFPAEFHAQTAVECAMKLHAEVGHRLDEVERVEIQTQEAGVRIIDKTGPLANYADRDHCIQYMVAVPLIFGRLTADDYNDNIAADPRIDALRDKMTVVENPQFTKDYFDPEKRYIGNSVQVFFKDGTSTQKISIDFPIGHRNRRAEGIPVLLKKFESALRAEMSADRVEKVLNITSVPEKLDAMPIHEFMTLFTA; from the coding sequence ATGAGCGCACACGACATCCGTTCCGCCACGCGTCCCGACCCGGATCAGCCGATGGTGGACATCGCCAACTACGTCGCCGATTACACGATCGAGTCGAAGGAGGCTTACGACACCGCGCGTTACATGCTGCTCGACTCGCTGGCCTGCTCGGCGCTGGCCATGAAGTTCCCGGACTGCGTGAAGCACCTCGGCCCCATCGTCCCGGGCCTGACCATGGAAGACGGCGTCCGCGTGCCGTTCACCTCGCACGTCCTCGACCCGGTCCAGGCCGCGTTCGCCATCGGCACCCAGGTCCGTTACCTCGACTTCAACGACACCTGGCTGGCCGCCGAGTGGGGCCACCCGTCCGATAACCTCGGCGCCATCCTGTCGGTGGCCGACTACCTGTCGCGTAAGGCAGTGAAGGAGGGCGGCAAGCCCCTCACCGTCCGCGACGTGCTCGGCTACGCCATCAAGGCCCACGAGATCCAGGGTTGCTACGCGCTGAAGAACAGCTACAACCGCGTCGGCCAGGATCACGTAATCCTCGTCCGCCTGGCGTCCACGGCCGTCACCACGGCCATGCTGGGCGGCGGTAAGGAGCAGATCACCACGGCTGTCTCGCACAGCTGGATCGACAACGGCGCCCTGCGCACCTACCGCCACGCCCCGAACACGGGCCCGCGCAAGAGCTGGGCCGCGGGCGACGCCTGCCGCCGCGCCGTCACCCATGCCATCAACGCCGTGTACCGCAACGTGGTGGGCTACCCGTCGGCCCTGTCGGCCAAGACCTGGGGCTATTACGACGTGGCCTTCAAGGGCAACGCGTTCGAGTTCGAGCGTCCGTTCGGCAGCTACGTGATGGAGAACGTCCTCTTCAAGATCAGCTTCCCGGCCGAATTCCACGCCCAGACGGCCGTGGAGTGCGCCATGAAGCTGCACGCCGAGGTCGGCCACCGCCTCGACGAGGTCGAGCGCGTCGAGATCCAGACCCAGGAAGCCGGCGTCCGCATCATCGACAAGACCGGCCCCCTGGCCAACTACGCGGACCGCGACCACTGCATCCAGTACATGGTGGCTGTCCCGCTGATCTTCGGCCGTCTCACCGCCGACGATTACAACGACAACATCGCCGCCGATCCGCGTATCGACGCCCTGCGCGACAAAATGACCGTGGTGGAGAATCCGCAGTTTACGAAGGATTATTTCGACCCCGAAAAGCGTTACATCGGTAATTCGGTGCAGGTTTTCTTCAAGGACGGCACCAGCACGCAAAAAATCTCGATCGATTTCCCGATTGGCCACCGTAATCGCCGGGCCGAAGGCATTCCGGTTTTGCTCAAGAAATTCGAATCCGCACTGCGCGCCGAGATGTCCGCGGACCGCGTTGAGAAGGTCCTGAACATCACTTCCGTGCCGGAAAAGCTTGATGCCATGCCCATTCACGAGTTCATGACGCTCTTCACGGCTTGA
- a CDS encoding OmpA family protein: MKRKGLFLLIGLALGGVGAVHAQESADTAGNGYDGRWYIAPTVGGYYNDTDRNTNSRQVYYGLGVGKFISSNASIDIFADRTKRDNDGTGHWANNSYGVAARFYAGAWDSWRPYLLAGVMGSYHHNPSDNGWSPAAELGVGVSKTITDSSDFRVEAGYRYDWDDKTNDGENGYGDWFLGFSIVSRFGEPPAAPAPAAAPPPAAPDCSTLDSDGDGVNDCDDKCPATPAGTIVGPDGCPQKVVIDLRGVNFKFDRPKKGETNIGPTLQEPTSESLGVLDQAVDTLQRYPQVKVTVAGYTDSVGKDAYNQSLSERRAKIVFDYLTSHGITADRLEGPIGHGESNPIDTNDTAEGRARNRRTELQVQQ; encoded by the coding sequence ATGAAACGTAAGGGCTTGTTTTTGCTGATCGGCTTGGCCCTGGGCGGCGTGGGTGCCGTCCATGCGCAGGAATCCGCTGACACCGCGGGTAACGGCTATGACGGCCGCTGGTACATCGCCCCGACGGTTGGCGGTTACTACAACGACACCGACCGCAACACCAACAGCCGCCAGGTTTACTACGGCCTCGGCGTCGGTAAGTTCATCTCGAGCAACGCTTCGATCGACATCTTTGCCGATCGCACCAAGCGCGATAACGATGGCACCGGCCACTGGGCGAACAACAGCTACGGCGTCGCCGCTCGCTTCTACGCTGGTGCGTGGGACAGCTGGCGTCCGTACCTGCTCGCTGGCGTGATGGGTTCGTACCACCACAACCCGTCCGACAACGGCTGGTCCCCGGCTGCTGAGCTCGGCGTCGGCGTGTCGAAGACCATCACCGACAGCTCGGATTTCCGCGTTGAGGCTGGCTACCGCTACGATTGGGACGACAAGACCAACGACGGCGAGAACGGCTACGGCGACTGGTTCCTCGGCTTCTCGATCGTCTCGCGCTTCGGCGAGCCGCCGGCAGCTCCGGCTCCGGCCGCTGCTCCGCCCCCGGCCGCTCCGGATTGCTCCACCCTCGACAGCGATGGCGACGGTGTGAACGATTGCGACGACAAGTGCCCGGCCACCCCGGCTGGCACCATCGTTGGTCCGGATGGTTGCCCGCAGAAGGTCGTCATCGACCTGCGCGGCGTCAACTTCAAGTTCGACCGTCCGAAGAAGGGCGAGACGAACATCGGCCCGACCCTGCAGGAGCCGACCAGCGAGTCGCTGGGCGTCCTTGACCAGGCTGTCGACACCCTGCAGCGTTACCCGCAGGTCAAGGTCACCGTTGCTGGTTACACGGATAGCGTCGGTAAGGATGCGTACAACCAGTCGCTGTCCGAGCGTCGCGCCAAGATCGTGTTCGATTACCTGACCTCGCACGGCATCACTGCCGATCGCCTGGAAGGCCCGATCGGCCACGGCGAGAGCAACCCGATCGACACGAACGACACGGCCGAAGGCCGCGCTCGCAACCGTCGTACGGAACTGCAGGTTCAGCAGTAA
- a CDS encoding TonB-dependent receptor plug domain-containing protein produces the protein MRRSRLAFAIAAVVTTTAAQAQQADKPAATTLDQVVVTGTHARDRTVLDSPVPIDVLTPEDLRAAGAVNGELGQALATLLPSFNFPRQSNSGGSDHVRAAQLRGMSPDQVLVLVNGKRFHTSALVNTDTKIGRGTTPVDFNAIPISAIKRIEVLRDGAGAQYGSDAIAGVVNIILDDSPSGGEVDATYGAYHTHFRPGDRDITDGQSSYVSAKAGTKLGSDGFLRGGIEGNNRDATNRAGPDQIPSWENPSPANLALQGKRNYAAGDPRNENYSGWFNAELPFSDGVRGYAFGTYTRRRTVGDNYFRYPDSDANVPSIYPDGYRPESLGYNRDVNVTAGVRGRAGEWDIDGSLTWGRNTFDYDLRDSVNVSLGDASPTHFDVGKYENSQGTANLDLTRTVGLGSQLFTLATGAEFRREGFQTFAGDPASYAVGPIIGAPTGAQAGGGLTPQDTADLHRNVAATYIDFSGDVTDRFFADAAARYEHYNDFGSAWTGKLSGRYAFNDAIALRGAVSNNLRAPSLSQVGFESTTTGYGANGELVQGRVLSVNNPIARGLGATDLKAEKSRNISLGITARAGDRFDASLDIYRIDVDHRVTLSETIAPDGLEDYIAARFGAQGVQSVSFFTNAVDTRTRGAELVTNYRQPVYGGNLTLTATYSYNRTSIRKVRDTPAALAELGADAVLFGVEERNTLTDAAPRQRGSFTARWDHPRWSLLGRLTRQGATTRVFDFGDGFVPKQTYGARWQLDAEAEWHATDGLSLALGGQNITDQYPKRSIPDIAYAGNFPYDVISPIGTNGAYWYGRLRYAW, from the coding sequence ATGCGCCGCTCCCGCCTTGCCTTTGCTATCGCCGCCGTTGTAACCACCACCGCCGCGCAGGCCCAGCAGGCCGACAAGCCTGCCGCCACGACACTCGACCAGGTGGTCGTCACCGGCACGCACGCCCGCGACCGCACCGTGCTGGACTCGCCGGTGCCGATCGATGTCCTCACCCCGGAAGACCTCCGCGCTGCCGGCGCCGTGAATGGCGAGCTCGGCCAGGCGCTGGCGACGCTCCTGCCCTCGTTCAACTTCCCGCGGCAATCCAATTCGGGCGGCTCCGACCACGTGCGCGCGGCCCAGCTACGCGGCATGAGCCCGGACCAGGTGCTCGTCCTCGTGAACGGCAAGCGCTTCCACACCTCCGCCCTGGTCAATACCGATACCAAGATCGGCCGCGGTACGACACCGGTGGATTTCAACGCTATCCCCATCAGCGCCATCAAGCGCATCGAAGTGCTGCGCGACGGCGCGGGTGCCCAGTACGGCTCGGACGCCATTGCCGGCGTGGTGAACATCATCCTCGACGACTCTCCCTCGGGTGGCGAAGTGGACGCTACGTACGGGGCCTACCACACGCATTTCCGCCCGGGCGACCGGGATATCACGGACGGACAGAGCAGCTACGTCAGCGCGAAGGCTGGCACCAAACTCGGCAGCGATGGCTTCCTGCGCGGCGGCATCGAAGGCAACAACCGCGACGCCACGAACCGCGCCGGCCCCGACCAGATTCCTTCGTGGGAGAACCCCTCCCCCGCCAACCTGGCCCTCCAGGGCAAACGCAACTACGCGGCAGGCGATCCGCGCAACGAGAACTACAGTGGCTGGTTCAACGCCGAACTGCCTTTCAGCGACGGCGTGCGCGGGTATGCCTTCGGCACGTATACGCGGCGGCGCACGGTCGGCGACAACTACTTCCGCTACCCCGATAGCGACGCCAACGTACCGTCGATCTACCCCGACGGTTACCGCCCCGAGTCGCTGGGCTACAACCGCGACGTCAACGTGACCGCTGGCGTGCGTGGCCGTGCGGGCGAATGGGATATCGACGGCAGCCTCACCTGGGGTCGCAACACCTTCGACTACGACCTGCGCGATTCGGTAAACGTCTCGCTGGGCGACGCCAGCCCCACGCATTTCGACGTGGGCAAGTACGAGAACAGCCAGGGCACGGCAAACCTCGACCTCACCCGCACCGTCGGGCTGGGTAGCCAGCTCTTCACCCTGGCCACCGGCGCCGAGTTCCGCCGCGAAGGCTTCCAGACCTTCGCCGGCGACCCGGCGTCCTACGCAGTAGGCCCCATCATCGGCGCACCCACCGGTGCGCAGGCGGGTGGTGGCCTGACCCCGCAGGACACGGCGGATCTCCACCGCAACGTCGCTGCCACGTACATCGACTTTTCCGGCGACGTGACGGATCGCTTCTTCGCCGATGCCGCCGCGCGTTATGAGCACTACAACGATTTCGGTAGCGCATGGACCGGCAAGCTCAGCGGCCGCTACGCGTTCAACGATGCCATCGCGCTGCGTGGCGCCGTATCGAACAACCTGCGCGCGCCTTCGCTCAGCCAGGTCGGCTTTGAATCCACCACCACGGGCTACGGCGCGAACGGCGAACTCGTGCAGGGACGCGTGCTTTCCGTGAATAACCCGATCGCACGTGGCCTTGGTGCCACCGATCTCAAGGCTGAGAAATCGCGAAACATCAGTCTCGGCATTACCGCACGCGCGGGTGACCGCTTCGATGCTTCGCTGGATATCTATCGCATCGATGTCGACCACCGCGTCACGCTGTCGGAGACTATCGCCCCCGATGGCCTCGAGGACTACATCGCCGCGCGCTTCGGTGCCCAGGGTGTGCAGAGCGTGTCGTTCTTCACCAATGCGGTCGATACGCGCACGCGTGGTGCCGAGCTGGTCACGAACTACCGGCAGCCTGTCTACGGCGGCAACCTGACGCTGACGGCGACGTATAGCTACAACCGCACGTCGATCCGGAAAGTGCGCGACACGCCCGCCGCGCTGGCGGAACTTGGCGCCGATGCGGTGCTGTTCGGCGTGGAGGAGCGCAATACGTTGACCGACGCGGCGCCGCGGCAGCGTGGTTCGTTTACGGCGCGCTGGGATCATCCGCGCTGGTCGTTGCTTGGCCGGCTGACGCGCCAGGGTGCGACGACGCGTGTGTTCGATTTTGGCGATGGCTTTGTGCCGAAGCAGACGTATGGTGCGCGCTGGCAGCTGGATGCGGAGGCGGAGTGGCATGCGACCGATGGCCTGTCGCTGGCTCTCGGCGGCCAGAACATCACGGACCAGTACCCGAAGCGCTCGATTCCTGACATCGCCTATGCGGGCAATTTCCCGTACGACGTGATCTCGCCGATCGGTACGAATGGCGCGTACTGGTATGGACGGCTTCGTTATGCCTGGTGA
- a CDS encoding DUF3574 domain-containing protein — translation MKTIAGLVFAASLLLAGCVTPQGHGAPSTAASSTLAGDAAHPSSTAGWVRTELYFGLGLEGTNSGVDEAGWRAFLDREVTSRFPDGLSVVDVYGQWQGKGQAQPERLRSKLLLLMYPDTPAHRADVEAIRAAWKAKTGDQSVLRVTQPAEVSF, via the coding sequence ATGAAAACCATTGCAGGCCTCGTATTTGCCGCATCGCTCCTGCTCGCGGGTTGCGTGACGCCGCAGGGCCATGGCGCCCCGTCGACCGCCGCGTCTTCGACGCTCGCTGGCGATGCCGCCCATCCGTCGAGCACTGCGGGCTGGGTGCGTACGGAGCTCTACTTCGGTCTCGGACTGGAAGGTACGAACAGCGGCGTCGATGAAGCCGGCTGGCGTGCGTTCCTGGATCGCGAAGTGACCTCGCGCTTCCCGGATGGCCTCTCCGTCGTCGACGTGTACGGCCAGTGGCAGGGCAAGGGCCAGGCCCAGCCGGAGCGCCTGCGTTCGAAGCTCCTGTTGCTCATGTACCCGGATACACCCGCACACCGGGCCGACGTCGAGGCGATCCGCGCCGCGTGGAAGGCGAAGACGGGCGATCAGTCGGTCCTGCGCGTCACCCAGCCGGCCGAGGTGTCGTTCTGA
- the gloA gene encoding lactoylglutathione lyase produces MPLSDLTSLPGVTASPDIATRRYVFNHTMIRVRDLDVSLDFYTRVLGFTPVYKNVFEDAAFTIVYLVLVGDTSVIPDEDDARKRWVLSQPGVLELTHNHGTEKEAKTPYHNGNTEPRGFGHLCVSVPDVKAACARFEAQGVTFQKRLADGRMSHIAFIRDPDEYWIEILQPTPLD; encoded by the coding sequence ATGCCACTTTCTGATCTGACGTCCCTGCCGGGCGTTACCGCGTCGCCGGATATCGCCACCCGGCGCTATGTGTTCAACCACACCATGATCCGCGTGCGCGATCTCGATGTGTCGCTCGATTTCTATACGCGCGTGCTCGGCTTCACGCCGGTCTACAAAAACGTGTTCGAAGACGCGGCGTTCACCATCGTGTACCTCGTCCTGGTGGGCGATACCTCGGTCATTCCCGATGAAGACGACGCCCGCAAGCGTTGGGTGCTGAGCCAGCCGGGCGTGCTCGAACTCACCCACAACCACGGGACCGAGAAAGAAGCGAAGACCCCGTACCACAACGGCAACACGGAGCCGCGCGGCTTCGGCCACCTGTGCGTCAGCGTGCCGGACGTGAAGGCCGCCTGTGCCCGCTTCGAGGCGCAGGGTGTCACCTTCCAGAAGCGTCTTGCCGATGGCCGCATGAGCCACATTGCATTCATCCGTGACCCGGACGAATACTGGATCGAGATCCTGCAGCCCACGCCGCTAGACTGA
- a CDS encoding rhomboid family intramembrane serine protease encodes MSPRLPPVTRNLLIANLVLYVAQVLLNDDNTMAITRWLGLWPIGHDIAVNMGGGDVAGLGFRPWQLVSYAFLHGSIMHILLNMYPLYMFGGLLERVMGARRFTIYYFVCLLAAGVAQLGVLYFFQPDQMYPTVGASGAIFGLLAAFAVLFPREKLMLIPIPVGIPAWLFVTLYGAAELIFGVTGTLNGIAHFAHLGGLVAGLALLWAWGVRPPRQS; translated from the coding sequence ATGTCCCCGCGACTCCCGCCAGTCACGCGTAACCTGCTGATCGCCAATCTCGTCCTGTATGTCGCGCAGGTACTGCTCAACGACGACAACACCATGGCGATCACGCGCTGGCTGGGGCTGTGGCCGATCGGCCACGATATCGCGGTGAACATGGGCGGTGGCGATGTGGCCGGGCTGGGTTTCCGGCCCTGGCAGCTCGTGTCTTATGCGTTCCTGCACGGCAGCATCATGCACATCCTGCTGAACATGTACCCGCTGTACATGTTCGGTGGATTGCTTGAGCGCGTGATGGGGGCGCGGCGTTTCACGATCTACTACTTCGTGTGCCTGCTCGCGGCCGGTGTCGCACAACTGGGTGTGCTGTACTTCTTCCAGCCCGACCAGATGTACCCCACGGTCGGCGCGTCGGGTGCGATCTTCGGTCTGCTTGCGGCTTTCGCGGTGTTGTTCCCGCGCGAGAAGCTCATGCTGATTCCGATCCCGGTGGGGATCCCTGCGTGGCTGTTCGTCACGCTGTACGGTGCCGCCGAACTGATCTTCGGCGTCACCGGTACCTTGAACGGCATTGCGCATTTCGCGCATCTGGGCGGCCTTGTCGCTGGCCTGGCGTTGCTCTGGGCGTGGGGCGTTCGGCCACCACGCCAGAGCTGA
- the rapA gene encoding RNA polymerase-associated protein RapA, translating into MFQPGQRWISTAEPELGLGTILRVEGRGVQVLFAKAGVLRPYAVDSAPLVRAEFRAGQRVSGKGIAFLVERVETREGLLVYRGEGRELEEGQLDDEQAMSQADDRLIGGRTDTNDKFDLRAEGLRRRAEARRAASWGLESARIGLVPHQLRVAGIAAARRPPRVLLADEVGLGKTIEAGMILARQLAAGRANRVLVLLPETLVYQWFVELLRRFNLSFSIFDEERCEAIEQGNNGRNPFEDEQLVIADFAFLESAPKRATQLAEAGWDLIVVDEAHHLEWTPEGASPRYRLVEELATATPGVILLTATPEQLGRAGHFARLRLLDPQRYSDLDAYLAESANLAPLSELANTLAAGTPLDTAQRALISERFTGDREMAALLDRPNSSAALLAALIDRHGTGRAMFRNRRAGIGGFPHRVPEVLEIDPGTLAPGRREALLAEFRSDIQQPPAPLEFDYADDPRITELVGLLDAHPNDKFLLLCRSQGKVMAIEDALRTRSGVGVARFHEGLGIVQRDRNAAFFAQPDGARLLICSEIGSEGRNFQFAHRLVMWDLPLDPDLLEQRIGRLDRIGQKHDIVIHVPVVSESAQHILARWYDEGLDAFRTSPADGRELLRRFGSLLSTLADEHAREDDNRDQELDALIAETRGAHEELSALIHAGRDHLLELAASRDPHADALASSFARDDNDPSRDAFIQRLFEMYGVHAEELAKDITLLDPQYLSTDGLPGFAEGPLSVTFSRDTALAREDLPLLRLDHPMVLAAVDLLVSGETGNAAFLVDDNLPVRTALLQSVYVLEVVADRQLDAGRFLPTTPLMICVDTKLTERPNFRPSDVALRRAADRNIDVARYRKFLSKLVPPMLEHAKDLAEGRAEVLKIEASEVAKAELDAEFSRLLALRQVNPSITEAEIQAVAAERSALLDALPEARLRLDAVRFVVSPDFLALR; encoded by the coding sequence ATGTTCCAACCTGGTCAACGCTGGATTTCCACCGCCGAACCTGAACTCGGTCTCGGCACCATTCTCCGCGTCGAAGGGCGCGGCGTGCAGGTTCTGTTCGCCAAGGCGGGCGTTTTACGCCCCTACGCCGTCGATAGCGCCCCGCTCGTCCGCGCGGAATTCCGTGCCGGGCAGCGCGTATCCGGCAAAGGCATCGCCTTTCTGGTCGAACGGGTGGAAACCCGTGAAGGCTTGCTGGTGTACCGCGGCGAAGGCCGTGAGCTGGAAGAAGGCCAGCTGGATGACGAGCAGGCCATGTCCCAGGCGGATGACCGCCTGATTGGCGGCCGCACCGATACCAACGACAAGTTCGACCTGCGCGCCGAAGGCTTGCGCCGCCGCGCCGAAGCTCGCCGTGCCGCCTCGTGGGGCCTGGAATCGGCTCGCATCGGCCTGGTGCCCCACCAGCTGCGCGTCGCCGGCATCGCCGCCGCGCGCCGTCCGCCTCGCGTGCTCCTGGCCGATGAAGTGGGCCTGGGCAAGACCATCGAGGCCGGCATGATCCTTGCCCGCCAGCTGGCCGCTGGCCGCGCCAACCGCGTACTGGTCCTGCTGCCTGAAACCCTGGTGTACCAGTGGTTCGTGGAGCTGCTGCGCCGCTTCAACCTCTCGTTCTCCATCTTTGACGAGGAGCGCTGCGAGGCTATCGAGCAGGGCAATAACGGCCGCAATCCGTTTGAAGACGAACAGCTCGTCATCGCCGATTTCGCCTTCCTCGAGAGCGCGCCCAAGCGCGCTACCCAGTTGGCCGAGGCCGGCTGGGACCTGATCGTGGTCGATGAAGCGCACCACCTGGAGTGGACGCCGGAGGGCGCCAGCCCCCGCTACCGTCTGGTGGAAGAGCTCGCCACGGCCACCCCGGGCGTCATCCTGCTCACCGCCACGCCGGAACAGCTCGGCCGCGCGGGCCACTTTGCCCGCCTGCGTCTGCTCGATCCCCAGCGTTACAGCGACCTTGATGCGTACCTGGCGGAATCGGCCAACCTGGCCCCGCTCTCTGAACTGGCCAACACCCTCGCCGCCGGTACCCCGCTGGATACCGCGCAGCGCGCCCTTATCAGCGAACGCTTCACCGGCGATCGCGAGATGGCTGCCCTGCTCGACCGCCCGAACAGCAGCGCCGCACTGCTGGCCGCGCTGATCGACCGCCATGGCACCGGCCGCGCGATGTTCCGCAACCGCCGCGCCGGCATCGGTGGCTTCCCGCACCGTGTACCGGAGGTGCTCGAGATCGATCCGGGCACGCTCGCGCCGGGCCGTCGCGAAGCGCTCCTCGCCGAATTCCGCTCCGATATCCAGCAGCCGCCCGCGCCGCTGGAGTTCGATTACGCCGACGATCCGCGCATCACCGAACTGGTGGGCCTGCTCGACGCACACCCGAACGACAAATTCCTCCTGCTCTGCCGTAGCCAGGGCAAGGTGATGGCGATCGAAGACGCCCTGCGTACGCGCAGCGGCGTCGGCGTGGCGCGCTTCCACGAAGGCCTTGGCATCGTGCAGCGCGACCGCAATGCCGCGTTCTTCGCGCAGCCGGATGGCGCGCGCCTGCTGATCTGTTCCGAGATCGGTTCCGAAGGCCGCAACTTCCAGTTCGCCCACCGTCTGGTGATGTGGGACCTGCCGCTGGATCCCGACCTGCTCGAACAGCGTATCGGCCGTCTGGACCGCATCGGCCAGAAGCACGACATCGTCATCCACGTTCCCGTGGTGTCGGAAAGCGCCCAGCACATCCTCGCGCGCTGGTACGACGAAGGCCTCGACGCGTTCCGCACCAGCCCGGCCGATGGTCGCGAGCTGCTGCGCCGCTTCGGTAGCCTGCTCTCGACGCTTGCCGATGAGCACGCGCGCGAAGACGACAACCGTGACCAGGAACTGGATGCGCTCATCGCGGAAACCCGCGGCGCACACGAAGAGCTCTCGGCCCTGATCCACGCCGGCCGCGACCACCTGCTCGAACTCGCTGCCAGCCGCGATCCGCACGCAGACGCCCTCGCCAGCAGCTTCGCCCGCGACGATAACGATCCCTCGCGCGATGCCTTCATCCAGCGCCTGTTCGAGATGTACGGCGTGCATGCCGAAGAGCTGGCGAAGGACATCACCCTGCTCGATCCGCAGTACCTCTCGACGGATGGCCTGCCCGGCTTCGCCGAGGGTCCGCTGTCGGTGACCTTCTCGCGCGATACGGCGCTGGCCCGCGAAGACCTGCCGCTCCTGCGCCTGGACCACCCGATGGTGCTTGCCGCCGTGGATCTGCTGGTCTCGGGCGAGACGGGTAATGCCGCCTTCCTCGTCGACGACAACCTGCCCGTCCGCACCGCGTTGCTGCAGTCGGTGTACGTGCTGGAAGTGGTCGCCGATCGCCAGCTCGATGCCGGCCGTTTCCTGCCGACGACGCCACTGATGATCTGCGTGGATACCAAGCTCACCGAGCGCCCGAACTTCCGCCCCAGCGACGTGGCCCTGCGCCGCGCGGCCGATCGCAATATCGACGTGGCACGCTACCGCAAGTTCCTGTCGAAGCTGGTGCCGCCGATGCTCGAGCACGCGAAGGACCTCGCCGAGGGCCGCGCGGAAGTGCTGAAGATCGAAGCCTCGGAAGTGGCGAAGGCCGAACTCGATGCCGAGTTCAGCCGTCTGCTGGCGTTGCGCCAGGTGAATCCGTCGATCACCGAAGCCGAGATCCAGGCCGTGGCGGCGGAACGCAGCGCGCTGCTCGATGCCCTGCCTGAAGCACGCCTGCGCCTTGATGCGGTGCGTTTCGTGGTTAGCCCGGACTTCCTCGCGCTGCGCTGA
- a CDS encoding Fe2+-dependent dioxygenase, giving the protein MLLHIPDVLTSDEVAGMRKQMDGAEWTDGRETVGPQGARVKRNLQLPQSSPLRKALGDHVVAALNRHPLYHAAVLPLRTLSPRFNRYEGGGEYGFHIDGAVMQVDGEAHVRSDISCTLFLADPEEYDGGELIISDLYGEHEVKLAAGDAVVYPSSSLHRVTPVTRGARIASFFWVQSLVRDDSARRLLLEMDTAIRKLTADGADQASILQLTGVYHNLLRRWAET; this is encoded by the coding sequence ATGCTCCTGCACATTCCCGACGTGCTTACCTCGGATGAGGTCGCAGGGATGCGAAAGCAGATGGACGGCGCCGAGTGGACCGACGGCAGGGAAACCGTCGGCCCGCAAGGTGCCAGGGTCAAGCGGAACCTCCAGCTTCCGCAATCGTCGCCGTTGCGCAAAGCGCTCGGCGACCACGTGGTGGCGGCACTCAACCGCCACCCGCTTTACCACGCGGCGGTGTTGCCGCTGCGCACGCTGTCACCGCGCTTCAACCGCTACGAAGGCGGTGGTGAATACGGTTTCCACATCGATGGCGCCGTCATGCAGGTGGATGGCGAGGCGCATGTGCGCAGCGATATCTCGTGCACGCTGTTCCTGGCCGATCCGGAGGAATACGACGGCGGCGAGCTGATCATCAGCGACCTGTATGGCGAGCACGAAGTGAAGCTGGCCGCCGGCGATGCCGTGGTCTACCCATCATCCAGCCTGCACCGGGTTACACCGGTCACTCGTGGCGCACGCATCGCCTCGTTCTTTTGGGTGCAAAGCCTGGTGCGCGACGACAGCGCACGCCGCCTGTTGCTTGAAATGGATACGGCGATCCGCAAACTCACGGCCGATGGCGCCGACCAGGCCTCGATCCTCCAGCTCACCGGCGTGTACCACAACCTGCTGCGGCGCTGGGCCGAAACTTGA